In a single window of the Streptomyces sp. CGMCC 4.7035 genome:
- a CDS encoding GNAT family N-acetyltransferase yields MTTTLRPTEPLQRASDGTRSRRYQVCVNSRPVGEIHLGTSPQFGDSVARILDLRIEEPDRRRGRGTVAALAAEEVVRGWGCRRIETTVPADAEAALRLTEALGYVLRNRGMEKRLGEAPPELPAGSRARPMTEAEFDAWQAHGVEQYARDWIERGVPEAEAYAKARRDHEQLLPQGLATEDMLFSVLEHEGTRVGTLWLALRGEQAFVFDVEADAAHRGRGHGRTLMLLAEIQAVAAGRHVLGLNVFAGNTPAERLYESLGYETTRYALYKPLL; encoded by the coding sequence ATGACCACGACCCTGCGGCCGACCGAGCCGCTTCAGCGCGCGTCCGACGGGACGCGTTCACGTCGCTATCAGGTGTGCGTGAACAGCCGTCCCGTGGGCGAGATACACCTCGGGACCTCTCCCCAGTTCGGCGACTCGGTGGCCCGGATCCTGGATCTGCGTATCGAGGAGCCGGACCGGCGGCGCGGCCGGGGCACGGTGGCCGCGCTCGCCGCGGAGGAGGTGGTGCGCGGCTGGGGCTGCCGGCGGATCGAGACCACCGTCCCCGCCGACGCCGAGGCGGCCCTGCGGCTGACCGAGGCGCTCGGCTACGTCCTCCGTAACCGCGGCATGGAGAAGCGGCTCGGCGAGGCCCCGCCCGAACTGCCCGCCGGCAGCCGCGCCCGACCCATGACGGAGGCCGAGTTCGACGCGTGGCAGGCGCATGGAGTGGAGCAGTACGCGCGCGACTGGATCGAGCGAGGCGTGCCGGAGGCCGAGGCGTACGCCAAGGCGCGGCGCGATCATGAGCAGCTTCTGCCGCAGGGGCTTGCCACCGAAGACATGCTGTTCAGTGTCCTGGAGCACGAGGGCACGCGGGTGGGCACCCTGTGGTTGGCGCTGCGCGGGGAGCAGGCCTTCGTCTTCGACGTGGAGGCCGACGCGGCCCACCGCGGCCGAGGGCACGGCCGCACGCTCATGCTGCTGGCGGAGATCCAGGCGGTCGCCGCCGGCAGACACGTCCTCGGGCTCAACGTGTTCGCGGGCAACACGCCGGCCGAGCGGCTGTATGAGTCCCTCGGTTACGAGACCACGCGGTACGCCCTGTACAAGCCGTTGCTTTGA
- a CDS encoding ABC transporter substrate-binding protein has product MRENGKVERRTVLKAAGASVAALGLATATGCGGNSGAGNGTVTIRYAWWGADERAKRINQSIKLFEKKYPKIKVKTDFQDYVAFWEKFQTQAAGGNPPDVFQNAVGFLRKYDKRGVLLDLKSQVDAGNLSLDNFREGVTKVGEADGKQLGVPVGSNTMALVIDKKVFDKAGIEPHTGWTWDDYFKALKTIKDKTGIPGDTGYFSIMYLYDLYLRQNGKAFFTKDGLGFDQSDLTEWWTDGYSRVKAGIITDPKRVEQDKPKSSVTAGHGASEFTWDNFTVRYTAEGTSTYGLAPIPTTDGKQTGQYLASLMLSASARTAHPKEVAQFIDFMVHDPEVGKIMGYDRGILASKEQYAAFKPTDEVNKEIAQYEDDTAKAGVLGTITPHPAGADTVESAFLRIGGDMSQGKTKVSDAVKQFFSEAQSAFSA; this is encoded by the coding sequence ATGCGTGAGAACGGGAAAGTTGAGCGACGGACGGTCCTGAAGGCGGCCGGTGCCTCGGTGGCGGCGCTGGGGCTGGCCACGGCGACCGGTTGCGGTGGGAACAGTGGCGCGGGGAACGGGACGGTCACCATCCGCTACGCCTGGTGGGGCGCCGACGAGCGCGCGAAGAGGATCAACCAGTCCATCAAGCTCTTCGAAAAGAAGTACCCGAAGATCAAGGTGAAGACGGACTTCCAGGATTACGTCGCGTTCTGGGAGAAGTTCCAGACCCAGGCGGCAGGCGGAAATCCCCCGGACGTATTCCAGAACGCCGTCGGATTTCTTCGGAAGTACGACAAGAGAGGTGTTCTGCTCGACCTCAAGTCCCAGGTGGACGCCGGGAATTTGAGCCTGGACAACTTCCGGGAGGGCGTCACCAAGGTCGGAGAGGCCGACGGAAAGCAGCTCGGCGTCCCCGTCGGCTCCAACACCATGGCGCTCGTCATCGACAAAAAGGTCTTCGACAAGGCGGGCATCGAGCCGCACACGGGCTGGACCTGGGACGACTACTTCAAGGCGCTGAAGACCATCAAGGACAAGACCGGGATCCCCGGCGACACCGGCTACTTCAGCATCATGTACCTCTACGACCTCTACCTCCGGCAGAACGGCAAGGCGTTCTTCACCAAGGACGGACTCGGCTTCGACCAGTCCGATCTGACGGAGTGGTGGACGGACGGCTACAGCCGCGTGAAGGCCGGCATCATCACCGACCCGAAGCGGGTCGAGCAGGACAAACCCAAGTCCTCGGTCACCGCGGGCCACGGGGCCTCGGAGTTCACCTGGGACAACTTCACCGTCCGTTACACCGCCGAGGGCACCAGCACCTACGGCCTCGCGCCGATCCCGACGACCGACGGAAAGCAGACCGGCCAGTACCTCGCCTCGCTGATGCTGAGCGCCTCGGCCCGCACCGCGCACCCCAAGGAGGTCGCCCAGTTCATCGACTTCATGGTCCACGACCCGGAGGTCGGCAAGATCATGGGCTACGACCGCGGGATCCTGGCGAGCAAGGAGCAGTACGCGGCGTTCAAGCCGACCGACGAGGTCAACAAGGAGATCGCGCAGTACGAGGACGACACCGCCAAGGCGGGTGTCCTGGGCACGATCACCCCGCACCCGGCCGGTGCCGACACCGTCGAGTCCGCCTTCCTGCGGATCGGCGGCGACATGTCCCAGGGCAAGACCAAGGTCTCCGACGCGGTCAAGCAGTTCTTCTCCGAGGCGCAGTCCGCCTTCTCCGCCTGA
- a CDS encoding aminotransferase class IV — MKIWLDGGLQDIESARVSVFDHGLTVGDGIFETVKATDGRLFALTRHLDRLTRSARGLGLPDPDLDEVRRACAAVLEANAMPLGRLRITYTGGHGPLGSDRGEQGPTLVVALGETTRRPDSTAVITVPWTRNERGALTGLKTTSYAENVVALARASQQGASEALFANTVGQLCEGTGSNVFVVLDGEIHTPPLASGCLAGITRALTVEWTGAKETDLPLDVLERADEIFLTSTLRDVQAVHRVDDRELSGAPGPVTAKVMRIFDERSGDDLDP, encoded by the coding sequence GTGAAAATCTGGCTCGACGGTGGGCTGCAGGACATCGAGTCCGCCCGTGTCTCCGTCTTCGACCACGGACTGACCGTCGGCGACGGCATCTTCGAGACCGTCAAGGCCACGGACGGGCGGCTGTTCGCGCTGACCCGCCACCTCGACCGGCTCACCCGCTCGGCACGCGGCCTGGGCCTTCCGGACCCCGACCTCGACGAGGTCCGCCGCGCCTGCGCCGCCGTCCTGGAGGCCAACGCGATGCCGCTCGGACGCCTGCGCATCACCTACACCGGCGGCCATGGACCGCTCGGCTCCGACCGCGGCGAGCAGGGCCCGACCCTCGTGGTCGCCCTCGGCGAGACCACCCGGCGCCCCGACTCCACCGCCGTGATCACCGTGCCCTGGACCCGCAACGAACGCGGCGCGCTGACCGGCCTCAAGACGACGTCGTACGCCGAGAACGTGGTCGCCCTCGCCCGGGCCTCCCAACAGGGCGCCTCCGAGGCACTGTTCGCCAACACGGTCGGACAGCTCTGCGAGGGCACGGGGTCGAACGTCTTCGTCGTACTCGACGGCGAGATCCATACCCCGCCGCTCGCCTCCGGCTGTCTCGCGGGCATCACGCGCGCGCTCACCGTCGAGTGGACCGGCGCCAAGGAGACCGATCTGCCGCTGGACGTCCTGGAGCGCGCGGACGAGATATTCCTCACGTCCACGCTGCGGGACGTGCAGGCCGTGCACCGGGTCGACGACCGCGAACTGTCCGGCGCGCCCGGCCCCGTGACCGCCAAGGTCATGCGGATCTTCGACGAACGCTCCGGGGACGACCTCGATCCCTGA
- a CDS encoding SsgA family sporulation/cell division regulator — MNTTVSCELHLRLVVSSESSLPVPAGLRYDTADPYAVHATFHTGAEETVEWVFARDLLAEGLHRPTGTGDVRVWPSRSHGQGVVCIALSSPEGEALLEAPARALESFLKRTDAAVPPGTEHRHFDLDTELSHILAES, encoded by the coding sequence ATGAACACCACGGTCAGCTGCGAGCTGCACCTGCGCCTCGTTGTGTCGAGCGAGTCCTCACTGCCTGTACCCGCGGGACTGCGGTATGACACGGCCGATCCCTATGCCGTGCACGCCACCTTCCACACCGGAGCCGAGGAGACCGTCGAGTGGGTGTTCGCCCGCGACCTCCTCGCAGAGGGCCTGCACCGGCCCACCGGGACCGGCGACGTCCGCGTCTGGCCGTCCCGCAGCCACGGTCAGGGCGTCGTATGCATCGCCCTGAGCTCCCCGGAGGGCGAAGCCCTGCTGGAGGCCCCGGCGCGGGCCCTGGAATCGTTCCTGAAGCGGACGGACGCAGCCGTGCCCCCGGGCACGGAACATCGCCATTTCGATCTCGATACGGAGCTCTCCCACATTCTGGCCGAGAGCTAA
- a CDS encoding TIGR02611 family protein → MNTGSDERGDVAMIAEETKPERELGSRAPEFIRARRALHLSWQVGVFVVGLAVVVAGVIMLPLPGPGWLVIFGGMAIWATEFVWAQLVLRWTKRKVTEATQRVLDPKVRRRNIILTTVGLTIVAVLAGVYVWKFGFAMPWNIEDQ, encoded by the coding sequence ATGAATACGGGGAGTGACGAACGGGGCGACGTCGCCATGATCGCGGAGGAAACCAAGCCCGAGCGGGAGCTCGGTTCCAGGGCGCCTGAATTCATCAGGGCGCGACGGGCGCTGCATCTCAGCTGGCAGGTGGGCGTTTTCGTCGTCGGCCTCGCGGTGGTCGTCGCGGGTGTGATCATGCTTCCGCTCCCCGGTCCGGGCTGGCTGGTGATCTTCGGCGGCATGGCGATCTGGGCGACGGAGTTCGTCTGGGCCCAGCTGGTACTGCGCTGGACGAAGCGCAAGGTGACCGAGGCGACCCAGCGTGTGCTCGACCCCAAGGTGCGTCGCCGCAACATCATCCTGACGACGGTCGGTCTGACGATCGTGGCCGTGCTCGCCGGTGTCTACGTCTGGAAGTTCGGGTTCGCGATGCCCTGGAACATCGAGGACCAGTGA
- a CDS encoding CGNR zinc finger domain-containing protein encodes MLITHDTRCALDLVVDLVNTTPEGEETDGLPDVAALDDFAREHDLSDVGILSELDLSAVRAIRGRFGAVFAATDARTAAGLINELVAAAGTTPRLTDHDGYDWHVHYFAPGASVADHIAADCGMALAFFVVAGEQERLRRCEAPDCRRAFVDLSRNRSRRYCDSRTCGNRLHVAAYRARRKEAAG; translated from the coding sequence GTGCTGATCACCCACGACACCCGGTGCGCGCTCGACCTCGTGGTGGATCTGGTGAACACCACACCCGAGGGCGAGGAGACGGACGGGCTCCCGGATGTCGCCGCACTCGACGATTTCGCGCGCGAGCACGATCTGAGCGATGTCGGCATCCTCTCGGAGCTCGACCTCTCGGCGGTACGCGCGATCCGCGGGCGGTTCGGCGCGGTCTTCGCGGCAACGGACGCCCGGACCGCGGCCGGGCTGATCAACGAGCTGGTCGCGGCGGCGGGCACCACGCCCCGGCTGACCGACCACGACGGCTACGACTGGCATGTGCACTACTTTGCGCCCGGCGCCTCCGTCGCCGATCACATCGCCGCGGACTGCGGGATGGCCCTGGCGTTCTTCGTGGTGGCCGGGGAGCAGGAGAGGCTGCGCCGATGCGAGGCGCCCGACTGCCGACGCGCCTTCGTCGATCTCTCCCGCAACCGCTCCCGCCGCTACTGCGACAGCCGCACCTGCGGAAACCGTCTCCATGTCGCCGCATACCGGGCGCGCCGCAAGGAAGCGGCGGGCTGA
- a CDS encoding DsbA family protein, with translation MSDSSPTRAAAPVLDVWCELQCPDCRSALDDVRALRARYGDRLELRLRHFPLEKHQHAFAAAQAAEEALEQGQGWPYVEAVLGRVEELDRKGEAFLVEVARELGLDAEEFDTALIDGRHILIVDADHAEGKAIGVTGTPTYVIGGERLDGGKSQEGLRERIEEIADRLLAEQEA, from the coding sequence ATGAGTGACTCCTCCCCCACACGCGCCGCCGCCCCCGTCCTGGACGTCTGGTGCGAACTCCAGTGCCCCGACTGCCGCAGTGCCCTGGACGACGTGCGCGCCCTGCGCGCCCGCTACGGCGACCGGCTGGAGCTGCGGCTGCGGCACTTCCCGCTGGAGAAGCACCAGCATGCCTTCGCTGCCGCGCAGGCCGCCGAGGAAGCGCTGGAGCAGGGACAGGGCTGGCCGTACGTCGAGGCCGTACTCGGCCGGGTCGAGGAGCTGGACCGCAAGGGAGAGGCGTTCCTGGTCGAAGTGGCCCGTGAACTCGGCCTGGACGCGGAGGAGTTCGACACGGCGTTGATCGACGGCCGGCACATCCTGATCGTCGACGCCGATCATGCCGAGGGCAAGGCGATCGGCGTGACCGGCACCCCGACGTACGTCATCGGCGGTGAGCGACTCGACGGCGGCAAGAGCCAGGAGGGGCTGCGCGAGCGCATCGAGGAGATCGCGGACCGGCTGCTGGCCGAGCAGGAGGCCTGA